In Podospora pseudopauciseta strain CBS 411.78 chromosome 3, whole genome shotgun sequence, one genomic interval encodes:
- a CDS encoding hypothetical protein (EggNog:ENOG503Q404; COG:S) — translation MNLTLFQVFLLLRNMGIPHLKRNLEPYAERGAIAPCNVVVDGPALAYHVLSLASRTTIKISPFEQPSYELLGRTAIQWLEKMEECGLTIAHIYFDGYLPTSKRPERMQRLIRSTKELFKYHSTTVTGVSRERSRRKGEKKVELFPASIGGETRSKPPPPAFLVPAVLDALRGSKYGPITEVMGGEADGYCAVHVRKSGGLVLTSDSDLLVHDLGENGGVIFFTDIDLDSENIKLVAPQFRHAEICRKLSIKPDVGFSYMAFEISADPHLTLEQAAERSRRGEAVMYSREEYDSFIKTYLLPETAPKTVAICGLQLDPRISELVLRYLQITTTASKEKGASLEIFLPFLLDCPSRTSAWEVSKPIRKLAYSLLQSGQKTSLKTVSEMRRLQTLSSGSQVDILPSSKVEEECSHLLSNIGKIKAHITDPELLWVVLSIYLDIDRTVERAKGYPLSLEILTQEARGKLNEYSWDVLQVFAQVQATFYSLRMLEQILNLQERKGNAVDGITALSDLPSLDRFLSLADFTETLQRLREAGGLECLIDLCSDMKDMIPHIEAVGKPPKSNKDRKRKAQSGVVEGHQVRARPSNPFELLNSRDD, via the exons ATGAATCTGACGCTATTCCAGGTATTCCTCCTCCTGAGAAATATGGGCATACCTCATCTCAAAAGGAACCTGGAGCCCTATGCAGAGCGGGGTGCCATTGCGCCGTGCAATGTTGTTGTCGACGGCCCTGCCCTGGCCTATCATGTCCTCAGTCTGGCGTCGAGGACAACCATAAAGATCTCGCCCTTTGAGCAGCCCTCATATGAGTTGTTGGGGCGAACAGCGATACAATGGCTCGAGAAAATGGAGGAGTGTGGATTGACCAT TGCGCACATCTATTTTGACGGCTATCTCCCCACCTCAAAGCGACCTGAACGTATGCAAAGACTTATCAGGTCGACCAAGGAACTCTTCAAGTACCATTCGACCACGGTGACAGGAGTATCAAGAGAACGTTCTCGTCGCAAGGGTGAGAAGAAGGTCGAATTGTTTCCTGCCTCTATCGGGGGAGAAACGAGATCtaaaccacctccacctgCCTTTCTTGTACCTGCCGTCTTGGATGCGTTGCGTGGCTCAAAGTATGGCCCAATAAcggaggtgatgggtggAGAGGCAGATGGGTACTGTGCTGTTCACGTTCGAAAGTCGGGAGGGTTGGTCTTGACTTCAGATTCAGATCTCTTGGTCCACGACCTTGGTGAGAATGGAGGTGTGATATTCTTTACAGACATCGACCTCGACTCAGAAAACATCAAGCTCGTCGCTCCTCAGTTTCGACATGCAGAAATCTGCCGCAAACTGTCCATCAAGCCCGACGTGGGCTTCTCCTACATGGCATTCGAGATCTCGGCAGACCCCCACCTCACACTTGAACAGGCCGCTGAAAGATCAAGGAGAGGAGAAGCTGTGATGTACAGCCGGGAAGAGTACGATTCGTTCATCAAGACGTACCTGTTGCCCGAGACGGCACCAAAAACAGTCGCTATTTGTGGATTGCAGCTCGACCCAAGAATATCTGAGCTGGTTCTCCGTTATTTGCAGATAACTACAACAGCCTCAAAGGAGAAGGGTGCATCCCTCGAGATTTTTCTACCGTTTCTTCTCGACTGCCCATCTCGAACAAGTGCCTGGGAGGTGAGCAAACCTATCAGGAAGCTGGCCTATTCTCTTCTACAGTCGGGCCAGAAAACCTCTCTCAAGACAGTTTCCGAGATGAGGAGGCTTCAAACACTGTCTTCGGGATCACAGGTCGATATTCTACCATCATCCAAGGTGGAAGAAGAATGCAGTCATCTCCTCAGCAACATCGGCAAGATAAAGGCACACATCACCGACCCCGAGCTACTTTGGGTAGTACTGTCTATCTACCTAGACATTGACAGGACAGTAGAACGAGCCAAGGGCTACCCCTTAAGTCTCGAAATCCTGACCCAGGAAGCGAGAGGCAAGCTGAACGAGTACTCCTGGGATGTTCTTCAAGTCTTCGCACAGGTACAAGCAACGTTTTACTCTCTCCGAATGCTTGAGCAGATTCTCAACCTCCAAGAGAGGAAAGGAAACGCAGTGGATGGTATTACCGCCCTGTCAGATCTCCCATCTCTCGACAGGTTCCTATCACTTGCAGATTTTACGGAGACGCTTCAACGTCTGAGAGAGGCCGGCGGACTCGAGTGCCTTATTGACCTCTGCTCAGACATGAAGGATATGATCCCACATATTGAAGCCGTCGGGAAACCACCAAAGAGCAATAaggacagaaaaagaaaggccCAGTcaggggttgtggagggccACCAAGTTAGAGCACGGCCGAGTAACCCGTTTGAGTTGCTGAACAGTCGAGATGACTGA
- a CDS encoding hypothetical protein (COG:K; EggNog:ENOG503P03E): protein MPVIPEMEEYVNWDMAALPTTGEGLDFASSSANMATVPALGAAGATEHLQDLDLALENAEGDDFSFWALEHFENNISPTLDGTLDANTCIGLKGLDRTGPFEEDLDLPDVPCTNCQLGGYQCKRIPEGQYKGYCTSCIALCSECSFAETTGAGRAVGFPSNPWPIMGDHPMGIPQEEAHAGAALSGSQPAAATENTTSEPARATSKTRTGVRFSREELKILKNWLSTHSRHPYPTEEEKEMLQKQTGLSKTQITNWLANTRRRNKNAVAQRSTSPGVRTWTKPIDIAGRRGAASFELMNPLQRWQVSPPENEPASVTAIQRAISTSSTLQSGLSSPYSSVHFTDDGSGRSICDSAISSANTSHSSGSFASAYSYGSRGSLGSGGSSMHRGRRRRRRKAAAPAAANMTNSTPLRQPLKTFQCTFCTETFRTKHDWQRHEKSLHLSLERWVCSPDGPVTFNAESDQMQCVFCGHANPDEAHIDSHNHSACQERALAERTFYRKDHLRQHLKLVHDAAYRSQSMDGWKVTTPEIRSRCGFCGIVMDTWSFRTDHLAEHFKRGKSMADWKGDWGFEDKVLDMVENSIPPFLIHDERNSPDPFEASQPPFAAKNAYELIKAELRAYIDDRPQGQEAPSDGELLSVVRALLEKTRIISRPCVGSTGSWLQDLLLAAPSDRPTRPSYKSSLQQLKITGKGDIFELDPLELELEVYVKARRLLGLTAMDRELQSEAVNIIRRMDESSSDPSSDIVQFFTRLIYASTSWLTCFRARAHLPRSEDVVDVPQRSKDPKKIDAGIHNPSRLEFELAEYVREQRSLFGEGFVPSDDDLQKRARVIIFEYDDGWNQTAADDAVWLAAFKNRHVFGNGTNDSSAYVPLDLSHESMFPNPLQLQLDVSDPAGRTRIPSISNSSSSRSGSGSGSGSGSGSTSTPSPPAGFRANLLGDVNCYQRLARELKKYVASAMSPNNPNCHVPTDEELQHQARWIIYEDDDPWNTTCAENAEWLRRFKRDSGILTDPSLPGLPLSTLSWNISQGGSGFAPPYTIPPPPLPSTSSTSDILVRLREGSKPFPAQTKTVDRFVKNIKGRWEEPAKVFCSRELEKGLADWVMGLGYVPSDGEMSQKAKEVMGTEKTAADDAVLVGKFRDMMAARLQQSNQIQYHQGLDLGMMDMSSTNTAGLTSGELDDLLLQGMDFDFTDLGGGGGFDGNLVGFEGIDLLMPQRSSGGQQQQQQQQMF, encoded by the exons ATGCCAGTGATACCAGAAATGGAGGAATATGTCAACTGGGATATGGCTGCCCTCCCAACTACCGGGGAGGGCCTGGACTTTGCTTCTTCGTCAGCCAACATGGCCACCGTGCCTGCTCTTGGAGCAGCTGGAGCCACTGAACATCTCCAGGACCTCGATCTCGCCCTGGAGAATGCAGAGGGGGATGACTTCTCCTTTTGGGCATTGGAGCACTTTGAGAACAACATCTCGCCTACACTCGACGGGACGCTAGACGCAAACACTTGCATTGGCCTTAAAGGTCTCGACAGAACCGGGCCGTTCGAAGAAGATCTGGACCTCCCCGACGTCCCGTGCACCAACTGTCAGCTTGGAGGCTATCAGTGCAAGCGTATTCCAGAGGGTCAGTACAAGGGCTATTGCACCAGCTGCATTGCGCTGTGTTCTGAATGCAGCTTTGCCGAGACCACCGGTGCTGGCCGCGCCGTCGGCTTCCCTTCCAATCCTTGGCCCATCATGGGCGACCACCCTATGGGTATCCCGCAGGAGGAAGCCCATGCTGGGGCTGCCCTGAGCGGAAGCCAGCCTGCTGCCGCAACCGAGAACACCACGTCTGAACCTGCTCGGGCAACCTCCAAGACCAGGACTGGTGTTCGGTTCTCCAGAGAAGAACTGAAGATCCTAAAGAACTGGCTCTCGACTCACAGCAGGCATCCTTATCCTAccgaagaggagaaggagatgttACAGAAGCAGACAGGTCTTAGCAAGACCCAGATCACCAACTGGCTTGCCAACACCCGCCGCAGAAACAAGAACGCTGTTGCCCAGCGGTCCACCTCACCGGGCGTGAGGACGTGGACCAAACCTATCGACATTGCCGGAAGACGAGGTGCCGCGTCTTTCGAGCTCATGAATCCCCTTCAGCGTTGGCAGGTATCTCCGCCGGAAAATGAACCGGCCTCCGTCACAGCTATTCAACGTGCCATCAGCACGTCTTCGACCCTGCAGTCGGGCCTCAGCAGCCCTTACAGCAGTGTCCACTTCACCGACGATGGGTCAGGCAGATCGATCTGCGACTCTGCCATCTCCAGCGCCAATACATCTCATTCTAGCGGGTCGTTTGCTTCGGCCTACTCTTATGGCTCTCGTGGCTCGCTCGGGTCGGGAGGGTCCTCCATGCACCggggtcggaggaggagaaggagaaaggCTGCTGCGCCCGCTGCTGCTAACATGACCAACAGCACACCTCTACGACAGCCCCTAAAGACGTTCCAGTGTACTTTCTGCACCGAGACTTTCAGAACCAAGCACGACTGGCAGAGACATGAGAAGTCTCTGCATCTGTCTCTGGAGCGCTGGGTGTGCTCCCCCGATGGGCCGGTCACCTTCAACGCTGAGAGTGACCAGATGCAGTGCGTTTTCTGCGGGCATGCCAACCCCGACGAGGCTCACATCGACAGCCACAATCACTCTGCCTGTCAAGAGCGCGCACTGGCGGAGAGGACGTTCTACCGGAAGGACCACCTTCGCCAACATTTGAAGCTTGTCCATGACGCCGCCTATCGCAGCCAGAGCATGGATGGGTGGAAGGTGACGACTCCAGAGATTCGTTCAAGGTGTGGTTTCTGCGGCATCGTGATGGACACATGGTCCTTCCGTACCGACCACCTCGCCGAGCACTTCAAGCGCGGTAAATCCATGGCTGACTGGAAGGGTGATTGGGGCTTCGAAGACAAGGTGTTGGACATGGTCGAGAACTCGATTCCACCGTTCTTGATCCACGACGAGAGAAACTCGCCGGATCCTTTCGAAGCGTCCCAACCCCCTTTTGCTGCCAAAAACGCGTATGAACTCATCAAGGCAGAGCTGAGGGCTTACATTGATGACCGACCACAAGGCCAGGAGGCCCCGTCTGACGGGGAGCTGCTGAGTGTGGTTCGCGCTCTGTTAGAAAAGACCAGGATTATCTCGAGGCCTTGCGTCGGTTCAACTGGGTCTTGGCTTCAAGATTTGTTGCTGGCAGCACCGTCCGACCGGCCTACCCGCCCTTCCTACAAGTCCTCTCTCCAGCAACTCAAGATCACCGGCAAGGGTGACATCTTTGAGCTGGATccgctggagctggagctcgAAGTCTATGTCAaagcccgccgcctcctAGGCCTGACAGCCATGGACAGAGAGCTGCAGTCGGAAGCAGTCAACATCATCCGCCGCATGGACGAGTCCTCTTCCGACCCCTCCTCCGACATTGTCCAATTCTTCACCCGCCTCATCTACGCCTCGACTTCCTGGCTAACTTGCTTCCGAGCTCGCGCCCATCTCCCAAGATCAGAAGACGTCGTCGACGTTCCTCAACGGTCCAAAGACCCCAAGAAGATCGACGCCGGCATCCACAACCCATCCCGCCTGGAATTCGAACTGGCCGAATACGTCCGCGAGCAACGCTCCCTCTTcggggaggggtttgttCCCAGTGACGACGACCTGCAAAAACGCGCTCGTGTCATCATCTTCGAGTATGATGACGGCTGGAACCAAACAGCCGCCGACGACGCGGTTTGGCTTGCCGCCTTCAAAAACAGACATGTTTTTGGCAACGGCACCAACGACAGCAGCGCCTACGTGCCATTGGATCTCTCCCACGAGTCCATGTTCCCGAATCCATTGCAACTCCAGCTCGACGTGTCCGATCCAGCAGGGCGGACGCGCATCCCGTCCATCTCTAACTCGTCCTCTTCACGATCAGGCTCGGGGTCAGGATCAGGGTCAGGGTCAgggtcaacctcaaccccttcccccccagcAGGCTTCAGAGCCAACCTTTTGGGAGACGTAAACTGCTACCAGCGCCTCGCTCGCGAACTAAAGAAATATGTAGCCAGTGCCATGTcgcccaacaaccccaactgTCACGTCCCTACAGACGAGGAACTGCAACACCAAGCTCGTTGGATCATCTATGAAGA CGACGACCCCTGGAACACAACCTGCGCCGAAAACGCCGAATGGCTCCGCCGCTTCAAGCGCGATTCCGGGATCCTCACCGACCCTTCTCTTCCGGGCTTacccctctccaccctctcctggAACATCTCCCAAGGCGGCTCCGGTTTTGCCCCTCCATATacaatcccccctcctcctctcccctccacctcctccacctccgacATCCTCGTCCGGTTACGCGAGGGCTCCAAGCCTTTTCCagcccaaaccaaaacagtCGACCGCTTCGTCAAAAACATCAAAGGACGCTGGGAGGAGCCAGCAAAAGTCTTTTGTTCTCGAGAGCTGGAAAAAGGACTGGCAGATTGGGTCATGGGGTTGGGGTATGTTCCCTCGGATGGGGAGATGAGCCAAAAAGCGAAAGAGGTGATGGGGACAGAAAAGACGGCGGCGGATGAtgcggtgctggtgggcaAGTTTAGGGATATGATGGCTGCCAGGCTGCAGCAGTCAAATCAAATCCAGTACCATCAGGGCCTGGATCTGGGCATGATGGACATGTCGAGCACCAACACCGCAGGACTGACAAGCGGTGAGCTCGACGATCTCCTCCTTCAGGGCATGGATTTTGACTTTACCGACCtcggtgggggaggtggttttgaCGGGAATCTTGTGGGGTTTGAAGGCATTGATCTTCTGATGCCCCAGAGGAGTAGTggtgggcagcagcagcagcagcagcagcagatgtTCTAA
- the PRS1 gene encoding ribose-phosphate pyrophosphokinase 1 (COG:E; COG:F; EggNog:ENOG503NVTN), with product MRGTLIFSGTSCPSLTKQICENLGMAPAEAELTQFSNGETSVRILTSVREKDVFVVQSGSPKINDTIMELLIMISACKGGSASKVTAVLPYFPYSRQSKKKSHRGAITARMLANLLGVAGVKHIVTVDLHASQMQGFFKCPVDNLHAEPLIARWIRHNVPDWKEAVVVSKNAGGTKRVTSLADALKLNFGMVTTDKRRGHNMTASMIMNHLDGIERQPVLDPISNQVRTTSTEPEKEATNAQSQDSRVVADGQGSPRPAANGTRARSASNPKPHHTRSQTTLSQSSVIDELDEEAEGDELEFNDQRAAEVIHGRLVQGHIVPDDFVSPAESVAGTEIPDEDPMVMSHASSFFAPQSHALGGSGDAEASSDEEEEILKPKVEHMITLVGDVKGRSVFIVDDMIDKPGSWIAAAETVRKRGKAEKVYCIATHGVFGGDCLEQMQACDCIDTIVVTNSYPIPEEKARKASKLVVLDLSFLLAEAIRRNHYGESMSPLFQHVLDS from the exons ATGCGAGGCACCCTCATTTTCTCGGGCACCAGCTGCCCATCCCTCACAAAGCAAATATGTGAGAATCTCGGCATGGCTCcggccgaggccgagctcACCCAATTCTCCAACGGCGAGACGAGCGTCCGCATCCTCACCAGCGTGCGCGAGAAGGACGTCTTTGTCGTGCAGTCCGGCAGCCCCAAGATCAACGACACCATCATGGAGCTGCTCATCATGATCTCGGCCTGCAAGGGAGGCTCGGCGAGCAAAGTCACTG CTGTCCTGCCATACTTCCCATACAGTCGCcagtccaagaagaagtcgCATAGAGGAGCGATTACTGCGCGGATGTTGGCCAACCTCCTTGGGGTTGCGGGTGTTAAGCACATTGTAACGGTCGATCTGCACGCGTCACAAATGCAGGGCTTCTTCAAGTGCCCGGTGGACAACCTTCACGCAGAGCCGCTGATTGCTCGCTGGATCAGACACAATGTGCCAGACtggaaggaggcggtggtggtgtccaAGAACGCCGGCGGCACCAAGCGTGTCACGTCTCTTGCCGACGCACTCAAGCTGAACTTTGGCATGGTCACTACGGACAAAAGACGAGGCCACAACATGACGGCGAGCATGATCATGAACCACCTCGACGGCATTGAGCGACAGCCAGTGCTGGACCCCATCAGTAACCAGGTGCGTACCACCTCGACCGAGCCCGAAAAGGAAGCAACAAACGCACAATCCCAAGACTCGCGCGTTGTGGCAGACGGCCAGGGATCACCTCGCCCTGCTGCTAACGGCACACGTGCCCGCTCTGCGAGCAACCCCAAGCCCCACCACACCAGGTCTCAAACCACGCTATCACAGTCGTCGGTCATTGATGAGCTCGACGAGGAGGCGGAAGGTGACGAGCTCGAGTTTAACGATCAGAGAGCAGCAGAGGTCATTCATGGTCGCTTGGTTCAAGGCCATATCGTGCCGGATGATTTTGTATCACCGGCAGAAAGTGTGGCAGGGACAGAGATTCCAGACGAAGATCCCATGGTTATGTCCCATGCGTCTTCGTTTTTTGCGCCCCAGTCGCATGCCCTGGGTGGCTCCGGTGATGCGGAAGCCAGTtcagatgaagaggaggagattctCAAACCAAAAGTTGAACACATGATCACGTTGGTGGGCGATGTGAAGGGCCGTTCGGTCTTCATCGTGGACGATATGATCGACAAGCCCGGCTCGTGGATTGCTGCGGCCGAGACGGTACGGAAGCGTggcaaggccgagaaggtgTACTGCATTGCAACACATGGTGTCTTTGGAGGCGATTGCCTTGAGCAGATGCAGGCTTGTGATTGCATCGACACCATCGTGGTGACCAACAGCTATCCGATACCCGAAGAGAAGGCGCGCAAGGCCAGCAAACTGGTGGTTCTCGATCTGTCGTTCCTCCTGGCTGAGGCGATTCGCAGAAACCACTACGGCGAGTCGATGTCGCCACTGTTCCAGCATGTCTTGGACTCATAA